In the Clostridium beijerinckii genome, one interval contains:
- a CDS encoding DedA family protein, whose amino-acid sequence MRVLDHVIELFNHYGYIAVLISLALELIAFPLPGEALMTYCGYVVYMNKMSYLLSIIVATSGAIIGITISYFIGRALEIKLIEKYGSYIHLNKNRMDKISTWYQKYGGILLIVAYFIPGIRHITGYFSGMTKVSYKKFAISAYLGAFIWTTTFISLGRVLGANWNKYNEISKWYLLIAVLIAILLILLYISYKEKISVLSKFLKEEFCKIFYSMLKVKVLVTGLAVLFLIFIVVMIGFI is encoded by the coding sequence GTGAGAGTATTGGATCATGTTATAGAATTGTTTAATCATTATGGATATATAGCAGTGCTTATAAGTTTAGCGTTAGAATTAATAGCATTTCCTTTGCCTGGTGAGGCACTAATGACTTATTGTGGATATGTTGTTTATATGAATAAAATGAGTTATCTGCTCAGCATTATAGTGGCTACAAGTGGGGCTATAATAGGTATTACTATATCATATTTCATTGGCAGGGCATTAGAAATAAAATTAATTGAGAAATATGGATCTTATATTCATCTAAATAAAAATAGGATGGATAAGATTTCAACATGGTATCAAAAATATGGTGGTATATTGCTGATTGTAGCATATTTTATTCCAGGAATAAGGCATATTACAGGCTACTTTTCTGGCATGACTAAGGTATCATATAAGAAGTTTGCGATTAGTGCATATTTAGGTGCATTCATATGGACTACTACATTTATATCTTTGGGAAGGGTTCTTGGAGCAAACTGGAATAAATATAATGAAATATCAAAATGGTATCTATTAATAGCAGTTTTAATCGCTATATTATTAATACTTCTTTATATAAGCTATAAGGAAAAAATAAGTGTGCTTTCTAAGTTTCTAAAAGAAGAGTTTTGCAAAATATTTTATTCAATGCTTAAAGTAAAGGTATTGGTTACTGGATTAGCAGTTTTATTTTTGATATTTATAGTTGTTATGATAGGATTTATTTAA
- a CDS encoding alpha/beta-type small acid-soluble spore protein, with the protein MSSNNSGRNRTLVPEAKQGLNRLKTEVASEVGLHDYENQDKGNLSSRQNGYVGGYMVKHMIESYEQGLK; encoded by the coding sequence ATGTCATCAAATAATAGTGGAAGAAACAGAACATTAGTACCAGAAGCAAAACAAGGATTAAACAGATTAAAAACTGAGGTTGCTTCAGAAGTAGGATTACATGATTACGAAAATCAAGATAAAGGAAATTTATCTTCAAGACAAAATGGATACGTTGGCGGATACATGGTTAAGCACATGATTGAAAGCTACGAACAAGGTTTAAAGTAA
- a CDS encoding YitT family protein, whose amino-acid sequence MKGKINSLIYILLGNILIAFAISTLILENNIIVGGVTGLGRVINHFTGASLTIVVYIISIALFLSALFFLGKKFALSTLVSTFLFPILLDFFEKHENLHHYCNDILLSCVLAGCLIGIGAGLILKANASSGGIDIIGIIINKKFNTPVHITLNVIDLCILTLQITFSSATNVLYGLVVVFLTYFMLNKTLTFGKEMIQVVIMSDHYDEIKKAIISEADTGVTLLHAEKGYSKVEAKAISTVIPAEKLQKVKNIVNKIDYSAFITVSDVREVGGRGYTLNRAYDNLDVSTT is encoded by the coding sequence ATGAAAGGAAAAATCAATAGTTTAATTTACATTCTTCTAGGGAATATATTAATAGCTTTTGCTATTAGCACATTAATATTAGAGAATAATATTATTGTTGGTGGAGTTACAGGATTAGGAAGAGTGATAAATCATTTTACTGGGGCAAGCTTGACAATAGTTGTGTACATTATAAGCATTGCATTATTTTTATCGGCATTATTTTTTTTAGGAAAGAAATTTGCTTTATCTACTTTAGTATCTACATTTTTATTTCCTATTCTTTTGGACTTTTTTGAAAAGCATGAAAATTTGCATCATTATTGCAATGATATATTATTATCATGTGTCCTTGCAGGATGCTTAATAGGAATAGGAGCAGGACTTATATTAAAAGCAAATGCATCATCTGGTGGAATTGATATTATAGGAATTATAATAAATAAAAAATTTAATACTCCAGTTCATATCACTTTAAATGTCATTGATTTATGCATTTTAACTTTGCAGATTACATTTTCAAGTGCTACTAATGTATTGTATGGTCTGGTTGTTGTATTTTTAACTTATTTTATGTTAAATAAGACTTTAACTTTTGGAAAAGAAATGATACAAGTAGTTATTATGAGCGATCATTATGATGAAATAAAAAAGGCTATTATCTCAGAGGCAGATACAGGAGTAACTTTATTGCATGCAGAAAAAGGATACTCAAAAGTTGAAGCTAAAGCTATCAGCACAGTTATTCCAGCTGAGAAGCTGCAAAAAGTAAAAAATATTGTTAATAAAATTGATTATAGCGCTTTTATAACAGTATCAGACGTTAGGGAAGTTGGGGGAAGAGGATATACTCTAAATCGTGCATATGACAATTTAGATGTGTCTACAACGTAA
- a CDS encoding Crp/Fnr family transcriptional regulator: MKNLDKIKIPEELYYYFEKVGKSLTYNKNDIIYMQDDNATHLYLIKAGRVRVYSSSKDGSEITIEIVEKGRIFGESSFIQSSKQPTTVSAVNDVELISCSLEDLYPYLTQSKELMILLFQLLSNTCNHLSSLLNQAYFYNRYEKVANFLLQQTAVPNKDKNISEDCIPYSHEEIASCIGLNRVTTTKILNYFSKLGYIKLKYKKVIILEREALIKYVE, translated from the coding sequence GTGAAAAATTTGGATAAAATAAAAATTCCAGAAGAATTATATTATTATTTTGAAAAAGTTGGAAAATCATTAACATATAATAAGAATGATATTATCTATATGCAAGATGATAACGCAACCCATTTATACTTAATAAAGGCTGGCCGAGTAAGAGTATATTCTTCTTCAAAAGACGGTAGTGAAATTACAATAGAGATAGTTGAAAAAGGTAGAATATTTGGTGAATCATCTTTCATTCAAAGTTCAAAACAGCCTACTACAGTAAGTGCGGTTAATGATGTTGAATTGATTTCTTGTTCATTAGAAGATCTGTATCCTTACCTAACTCAATCAAAAGAATTGATGATTCTGCTTTTTCAGTTGCTTTCAAATACATGTAATCATCTTTCAAGTCTGCTTAACCAAGCTTACTTTTATAATCGTTATGAAAAGGTAGCTAATTTTTTATTGCAACAGACAGCTGTTCCTAATAAAGATAAAAATATAAGCGAAGATTGCATTCCTTATTCTCATGAAGAAATCGCTTCTTGCATTGGTCTAAATAGAGTTACAACCACCAAGATATTAAACTACTTTAGCAAACTAGGATATATTAAACTAAAATATAAAAAGGTAATAATACTAGAACGAGAAGCTTTAATTAAATATGTAGAGTAA
- a CDS encoding IS110 family transposase encodes MSNFFYSPVIGIDVSADFSYTAILAPNGDIYKKSFKIKHDLNGFNHLVNEIKKVEEEFNMKTAIFMESTGVYHLSLFHYLNKYFDNTFVINPLVTKSNKNGDIRKVKNDKKDVLSIATIGKFQNIKLSQQLSLDIFLLKNLVREYYKLTDTSSTFKKKLSADLRVIFPGYNTIFSDSTSKSSIELLSQYPTPQSILEAPKENIIKIFLNSSKKGIIWSENTYSKLFKVANEAKIIGLPLDGLAVKIASSITLIKTIQSEIDTLLQKINNFIQSETFPESIRANIELIDSIPGIGQLTAITIIAEIGDIDGFLKPKHLVAFFGIDSSVNQSGNFKGDDNKISKRGTRIGRRALYSVALASIRNNRNGVPINKVLLDYYQINLKGKKPKIALVAIMHKIINYIFAVLRNQTPFEQRDPKIHKQMFLENNSLNKVA; translated from the coding sequence ATGTCTAATTTTTTTTATAGTCCTGTAATAGGAATTGATGTTTCAGCTGATTTTTCATATACTGCAATACTCGCACCGAATGGTGATATTTATAAGAAGTCATTTAAAATAAAGCATGATCTCAATGGCTTCAACCACTTAGTTAATGAAATAAAAAAAGTGGAAGAAGAGTTTAACATGAAAACTGCAATTTTCATGGAGTCCACTGGCGTGTACCATTTATCTCTTTTCCACTATCTTAATAAATATTTCGATAACACATTTGTTATCAATCCACTCGTTACTAAGTCTAACAAAAATGGTGACATAAGAAAAGTGAAAAATGATAAAAAAGACGTTTTATCTATTGCAACAATAGGAAAATTTCAAAACATTAAGTTATCACAACAACTTAGCCTTGATATTTTTCTTCTGAAAAATCTTGTAAGAGAGTATTACAAACTTACAGATACTAGCTCTACTTTTAAGAAAAAATTATCCGCTGATTTAAGAGTTATTTTTCCTGGCTATAATACTATATTTTCAGATTCAACATCTAAAAGTTCAATTGAGCTTTTAAGTCAATATCCAACGCCACAATCAATTTTAGAGGCACCTAAGGAAAATATAATTAAGATTTTCCTTAATAGCTCTAAAAAGGGCATTATCTGGTCGGAAAATACATATTCCAAATTATTTAAGGTTGCTAATGAAGCTAAAATAATTGGCTTACCGTTAGACGGTTTAGCCGTCAAAATAGCCAGCTCTATAACATTAATAAAAACTATTCAATCAGAGATTGATACATTGCTACAGAAAATTAACAATTTTATACAGTCTGAAACTTTTCCTGAATCTATTAGAGCTAATATTGAACTAATTGATTCAATTCCTGGCATAGGGCAATTAACTGCTATTACTATAATAGCTGAAATAGGTGATATTGATGGTTTTCTTAAGCCCAAACATCTTGTAGCTTTCTTTGGTATTGATAGCTCAGTTAATCAATCAGGTAATTTTAAAGGCGATGATAATAAAATTTCAAAAAGAGGAACTCGAATCGGTCGAAGAGCATTATATTCTGTTGCACTAGCTTCAATCCGTAACAATCGTAATGGAGTTCCTATAAATAAAGTCCTATTAGATTATTATCAAATAAACCTTAAAGGCAAAAAGCCTAAAATCGCCTTAGTCGCTATAATGCATAAAATTATAAACTACATTTTTGCTGTTCTCCGAAATCAAACTCCGTTTGAGCAAAGAGATCCCAAAATACATAAGCAAATGTTCCTAGAAAATAACTCTTTAAACAAAGTCGCTTAA
- a CDS encoding IS4 family transposase, with product MKNTTTIFDIFQTFLSEKEVEKFSKILEYVDTARKFTLYDLIKFFIAAATNEYKSYRDGVEHMESVGLTPVDYSTISKKASKVDYKISKTLFEIIVSKCNRRMRRILNLPKQLIAIDSTTVTVGENRLKWAKFNGKKSGIKLHISLNINDFTPQKVIETIAKKHDGPIGEGLIDVHSILVEDRAYENHERFDMFKEIKQSFVIRIKNNTILSKPKKLRSLGVVENSSVIRDVTCYLGKETKKTQNRFRVVEFTDYYGKSVKVCTDLMNITPEKIAEIYKERWKIETFFKFIKQNLNVKRIFGTTENAVYNQLFISLIAYVLLQFTYVETTKNLKYVKLSLIQFVRKLLKKSLKVEVYISINLFLKNIKNKLII from the coding sequence ATGAAAAATACTACCACTATATTTGATATATTTCAAACATTTTTAAGTGAAAAGGAAGTTGAAAAATTTAGTAAAATTTTAGAATATGTTGATACTGCAAGAAAATTCACATTATATGATTTAATAAAATTCTTTATTGCAGCAGCTACGAATGAATATAAGAGTTATAGGGATGGCGTTGAGCATATGGAATCAGTAGGGCTAACACCAGTTGATTATTCAACTATTTCTAAAAAAGCCTCTAAGGTAGATTACAAAATTTCTAAAACTTTATTTGAGATTATTGTTTCTAAATGTAATCGTAGAATGCGAAGAATTCTAAATTTGCCAAAACAATTAATAGCAATTGATTCAACTACCGTGACCGTAGGTGAAAACCGTCTTAAATGGGCAAAATTTAATGGGAAGAAATCTGGAATAAAACTTCATATATCTTTAAATATTAATGACTTTACACCACAAAAAGTTATTGAAACTATTGCTAAAAAGCATGATGGACCGATAGGTGAAGGTTTAATAGATGTACACTCTATTTTAGTTGAAGATAGGGCTTATGAAAATCATGAGAGATTTGATATGTTTAAAGAAATAAAACAATCTTTTGTTATAAGAATAAAAAATAATACAATACTTTCAAAACCAAAGAAATTGAGAAGTTTAGGAGTAGTAGAAAATTCTTCTGTAATTCGAGATGTTACATGTTATTTAGGAAAAGAGACTAAAAAAACTCAAAATAGATTTAGAGTAGTTGAATTTACTGATTATTATGGTAAATCAGTAAAAGTGTGCACTGACCTAATGAACATTACTCCAGAAAAAATAGCAGAAATATACAAGGAACGTTGGAAAATTGAAACCTTCTTTAAATTTATAAAACAAAACTTGAATGTAAAAAGAATATTTGGAACAACTGAAAATGCTGTCTATAATCAACTTTTCATATCATTGATAGCTTATGTTTTGCTTCAATTTACTTATGTTGAAACGACTAAAAATTTAAAATATGTTAAATTATCACTAATTCAATTTGTAAGAAAATTGCTTAAAAAAAGTCTTAAGGTCGAAGTCTATATATCTATTAACTTATTTTTGAAAAATATCAAAAATAAGTTAATAATTTAA
- a CDS encoding ferritin-like domain-containing protein translates to MENNNNQMSNNYQMNNDDQLQIAIQGVKKAIQGEREDELFYDYLISEAPTNEEKEIISSIRDDERRHNMLFRGIYEDFTGDMDATMESEEANFEVPESYLEGIKKALFGELAAVERYRAIRRGLPEGVYRDVLFDIITDELKHASKYNYLFTLNSIGNNESMNRSLMRQDTVITENIENTNDLTPDDWVSYIAPLVNRALTESKEGVNSEHLYQEFILSGVLVGLGKNPNEAMEQVEEWRKSGASKKLAMSKMSRYFNDLDNI, encoded by the coding sequence ATGGAAAACAATAATAATCAAATGAGTAATAATTATCAGATGAACAATGATGATCAGTTACAGATAGCAATTCAGGGGGTAAAAAAAGCAATTCAAGGAGAAAGAGAAGATGAATTGTTTTATGATTATCTTATTAGTGAAGCGCCAACAAATGAAGAGAAAGAAATAATATCATCTATTAGAGATGATGAGCGCAGACATAATATGTTGTTTAGAGGGATCTATGAAGATTTTACAGGTGATATGGATGCTACAATGGAGAGTGAAGAAGCAAATTTTGAAGTCCCTGAATCATATTTAGAAGGTATTAAGAAAGCTTTATTTGGAGAGCTAGCAGCAGTAGAAAGATATAGAGCTATTAGGAGAGGACTTCCTGAAGGAGTTTACAGGGATGTATTATTTGATATAATTACAGACGAATTAAAGCATGCTTCAAAATACAATTATCTATTTACATTAAATAGTATTGGAAATAATGAATCTATGAATAGAAGCTTAATGAGACAAGATACAGTTATTACAGAAAATATAGAGAACACAAATGATCTTACTCCAGATGATTGGGTTAGTTATATTGCTCCACTAGTTAATCGCGCCTTAACAGAATCAAAAGAAGGGGTCAATTCTGAGCATTTGTATCAAGAATTTATATTATCAGGTGTACTTGTTGGCTTAGGAAAGAATCCTAATGAAGCCATGGAACAGGTTGAAGAGTGGCGAAAATCAGGAGCTTCAAAGAAATTAGCTATGAGCAAAATGAGCAGATATTTTAATGATTTAGATAACATTTAA
- a CDS encoding Gfo/Idh/MocA family protein: MKLGIVGAGMIVKDFLSISHLLQDIELEAICGTPRSEEALNELKDKYGIKKVFCDYDELLNSDLDIIYIGVPNNLHFEFAKKALEADKNVIVEKPFTSTYKESLILSDLAKKKKLFLFEAITNQYFPNYKKIKELLPTLGNIKIVQCNYSQYSSRYDSFKEGKVLPAFDPKFSGGALMDLNIYNIHYVVGLFGKPENVEYYPNIERGIDTSGVLILDYGKFKCVCVGAKDCKAPIANNIQGDKGCIYQDTPANVCKRFELLMNDGTSSEVNENNYEHRMVNEFIEFSEAVKNNDLERCYKMLDHSLIVSEVQTIARHKGGIIFPVDDFTETES; this comes from the coding sequence ATGAAATTAGGAATTGTTGGAGCTGGGATGATAGTAAAGGATTTTCTTTCAATTAGTCATCTTTTACAAGATATAGAATTAGAGGCTATTTGCGGAACTCCAAGAAGTGAAGAGGCATTGAATGAATTAAAAGATAAGTATGGGATTAAGAAGGTTTTTTGCGATTATGATGAACTACTAAATAGTGATTTAGATATAATTTATATTGGTGTGCCAAATAATTTACATTTTGAATTTGCTAAAAAAGCATTAGAGGCTGATAAAAATGTTATAGTTGAAAAGCCATTTACATCAACATATAAGGAATCATTAATTTTAAGTGATTTAGCTAAGAAAAAGAAATTATTCTTATTTGAGGCTATAACTAATCAATATTTCCCAAATTATAAAAAGATAAAAGAGTTACTTCCGACTTTAGGGAATATAAAGATTGTTCAGTGTAATTATTCTCAATACTCTAGCAGATATGACAGCTTTAAAGAGGGGAAGGTATTACCTGCTTTTGATCCTAAATTCTCTGGTGGAGCATTAATGGATTTAAATATTTATAACATCCATTATGTAGTAGGTTTGTTTGGCAAACCAGAAAATGTTGAGTATTATCCAAACATTGAGAGGGGAATAGATACATCAGGTGTATTAATCTTAGATTATGGAAAATTTAAATGTGTTTGTGTTGGTGCAAAAGATTGTAAGGCACCTATAGCAAATAATATTCAAGGAGATAAAGGTTGTATATATCAAGACACTCCAGCCAATGTTTGTAAGAGATTTGAATTACTTATGAATGATGGAACTAGCTCAGAAGTAAATGAAAATAATTATGAACACCGTATGGTTAATGAATTCATTGAATTTTCAGAAGCTGTCAAAAATAATGATTTAGAAAGATGTTATAAAATGCTAGATCATAGCTTGATAGTTAGTGAAGTTCAAACAATTGCTAGGCATAAAGGTGGAATAATATTCCCAGTAGATGATTTTACAGAAACAGAAAGTTAA
- a CDS encoding YjjG family noncanonical pyrimidine nucleotidase, producing MKYNTLLFDVDNTLLDFDANEGESFKSLIRDKGEIYSEELYEVYKKINQGMWADIELGKIKVDEVLNTRFSKLMSEYGKSIDGGEWEKTYRLYLNQGVQLMPDAHEVLSKLHEKYTLYIVTNGIARTQYSRINGAGISQYFKDCFISEDIGANKPAIEFFNYVKDHVEGFNEAETLIIGDSITSDIKGGNLAGIDTCWFCKEGTVNESSISPNYEIHSLKELLQIL from the coding sequence ATGAAATACAATACGTTATTATTTGATGTTGATAATACATTACTTGATTTCGATGCAAACGAAGGAGAATCGTTTAAGAGTTTAATTAGAGATAAGGGTGAAATATATTCAGAAGAATTGTATGAAGTTTATAAAAAAATCAATCAAGGCATGTGGGCTGATATTGAACTAGGAAAGATTAAAGTAGATGAAGTATTAAATACAAGATTCTCTAAGTTAATGTCTGAGTATGGGAAGAGTATAGATGGTGGAGAGTGGGAGAAGACCTATAGATTGTATTTAAATCAAGGAGTGCAGTTAATGCCAGATGCCCATGAGGTTTTGAGTAAACTGCATGAAAAGTATACTTTATATATCGTTACTAATGGAATTGCGAGGACACAGTATTCAAGAATAAATGGCGCTGGAATTTCACAGTACTTTAAAGACTGTTTTATATCAGAGGATATAGGCGCTAATAAGCCAGCAATTGAATTTTTTAACTATGTCAAAGATCATGTTGAAGGGTTCAATGAGGCAGAAACATTAATTATTGGAGATTCTATCACATCAGATATTAAGGGAGGAAATCTCGCTGGAATTGACACTTGTTGGTTTTGCAAGGAGGGAACAGTAAATGAATCATCAATATCTCCTAACTATGAAATACATTCGTTAAAGGAATTACTTCAAATACTATGA